The Prosthecomicrobium sp. N25 nucleotide sequence AGATCGAGCGCACCTCCGCGCCGGTGTTGATCTTCAGGTTCGGCGTCTGCGCCACCCGGTCGATGTCCTGCACCGGCATGTCCTGGACGAAGTCCACCTCGCCGGACAGGAGGGCCGCGACCCGGGTCGGCGCGGAGGTGATCACCGAATAGATGACCTCCTCGGCCGCCATCGGCACCTCGCCCTTGCCCCAGTAGGCGTCGTTCCGCTTCATGACCGTACGCGAGTCCGGCTCGCGCGCGACGAGGATGTAGGGCCCCGTACCGTTGGCGTTGCGGACCGCGAAGGTCTCTTCCTTGTTCTTGAAGTCCTGCGGACGCGTGACCTTGTTGTCCTCGGACCACTTCTGGTCCATGATGAAGATGTTGGTCAGCTGATTGACCAGCAGCGGCATCGGCGCCGCAGTCTTCACGTGGACAGTCAGGTCGTCGATCTTGATGATGTCGGTCACGCCGGCCAGGGTCGTGCGCACGCCGGCGAGCGGATCCATGGCGCGCTTCAGCGAGAACACGACGTCGTCGGCGTTCATCGCCTCGCCGTTGTGGAACTTGACGTTCGGCCGGAGCTTGAATTCCCAGGTCTTCGGGTCGGTCTCGAGCAGCCCCCACTTCGTTGCGAGCGCCGGCACGATCTTGCCGTCCTGGTCGCGGTGGATGAGCGGCTCGTAGATCTGGTGGAGAAGCCCGAACACCTGGTTCGAGTTCTCGGTATGCGGATCGAGCGTCGGCGCATCCTGGCCGCGCGCCCATCGGAAGGTCTTGGCGTCGGCGGCGCCGGCGAGCATCGTGCCGGAAAGGGCGGCGACCACGAGCGTGGCGAAGATCCGGGTCATCGGGGAAGTCTCCTGCAGGCAGATCGGCGGGCGTGGCCGCGCGCATGCACTCAAGCTAGACTGACGCGAACCTGATACGCAATACCCCGGAGTTATTCCGCGACGGTTCGTCTTCGCAATCACTGCGCTGATCCTGGACCTCGGCGGATCGCGGGCCGGTCCTGCAATCCTGGATCGTGGCCGCGTCTCGATTTCTTACCTGCGGCTCAGCCTCTCCGCGCCGATCTGCCGTCCGCCCGTGTAGGTCCACACGCCGATCCAATCGTCTCCCTCGCGCCCGTAGGCGGCGATTCCCGTGGAGTTGCCCGACCGGTAGGCGACCGCGAAGAAGTCGTCGTTGCCGACGGCGGTCCCGACGAACTTATCCTTGCCGATCAGCCAGGTCACGCGGAAGCTCTCGCCGGTGCGCTCGATCGTGGCGGTGCCCGAATAGGTGCTCCCGTCCGGCGACTTGCCTTCGACGTCGTAGCGCCCGACCGGGTCGGCGAGGACCGGCGAGGCGGCGAGCGAGAAGGCGAGGGCGAGTCCGGCGAGCTTCATGGCAGTGGTCCTGTGAGGGAGAAAGCCTGCTGTCTATAGCCGATCCACCTTACCCGACTGCAAACGGGAGGCTTGCGGACCTGCCGCACTTTCGGCTTGGATGACGCTTCCTTGGGCAGTCATCCCCCGCGAGGTCCCGGCCATGAGCGACTATATCGTCCTCGATCCCCGCTTCGAGCGCCTCATCATTGGCCACGCGCGGGTGGAGAAGCTGTTCACGGGCTGCCGCTGGGCCGAGGGACCCGTCTACGTGCCGGCGGCCCGCCACGTGATCTGGTCGGACATTCCCAACGACCGGCTGATGCGCTTCGACGAGGGCGACGGCTCGGTCTCGGTCTTCGAGCACCCCTGCGGCTACCACAACGGCCACACGCTCGATCGCGAGGGCCGCATCGTCGCCTGCGAGCATGGCGGACGGCGGGTCTCCCGCCTGGAGCACGACGGCCGCTGGACCGCGCTCGCCACCCATGCGGACGGCAAAAGGCTCAATTCGCCCAACGACGTGGTGGTGAAGTCCGACGGATCGATCTGGTTCACCGATCCGTCCTACGGCATCGACACCAACTACGAAGGCTTCAGGGCCGAGCCCGAGATCGGCGCCTGCAACGTCTACCGCATCGACCCCGCCTCGGGCGCTGTCGCGGCCGTCGTCACCGACATGGTCCGCCCGAACGGCCTCGCCTTCTCGCCCGACGAGCGGATCCTCTACGTCGCCGACACCGGCGTCACCCACGTGCCCGGGACCCCGGCCGCCATCCGCGCCTACGACGTCGCCGCCGACGGCCGCTCGGTCGTGCCGGGCAGCGGCCGCCAGTTCTCCCTGTGCGACGCCGGTCTCTACGACGGCTTCCGGGTCGACTGGCGCGGCAACATCTGGACCTCCACCGGCAACGGCGTCCATGCCTACGCGCCCGACGGCACGCTCCTCGGCAAGATCCCGATCCCCGAACTGGTGTCGAACGTCTGCTTCGGCGGGCGCAAGATGAACCGCCTCTACATCACCGCCCAGACCTCCCTCTACTCCATCTTCCTCGCCACCCATCCGGCCGGCTACCCCGGCTGATCCGCCGCCGCCTTTGCGCAACACGGCCCGGCTTTCGCCGGCGGTCGGGTCGAAAACATTCGGTTTATACGATAGAAGCCGACCATGAGCGGGCGGGCCGACGACGAGGCATCGATGACGGGCGAGGCCGGGCCGGAGGTGCAGGCCGCCCCGCGGGCCATGCGCAGCTGGTCGGTCCAGGCCCACCTCGCGCTGCTGGTGGCGGGCCTGCTCGTTCCCGTCCTCGTCTTCGCGGGCCTCATTCTCCTGCAGTTCGCCGCGACCGAGCGCCTCCGCTACCAGGCCTCTGCGCTGGAAGTCGCCCGTCGCATCTCCGGCGCGGTCGACCGCGAGGTCGCCACCGTCCAGAATGCCCTCCAGACCCTCGCCACCTCGCGCAACATCGACGTCTACGACCTGCCGGCCTTCCACGCCCAGGCGACCCAGGTCCGGTCGCTGGTCAACGCCGACGTGGTCCTCGCCGACCCGGCGCGGCAGCGCCTCGTCGACACGCGCCGGCCCCTCGGCGAGCCTCTGCCGGTCGATGCCTCCGACGCCGCCCGCCGCGTGGTGGAGGAGCGCCGGCCCGTCGTTTCCGACCTGATCGCCGGCCCGACCTCCGGAACCCTGCTGGTCACCATCAACGTGCCGGTGCTGCGCGACGGTCAGATGCGGTACCTGCTGACGGCCACGATGGAACCGATCCGCATCGCCGAGGTGCTCGCCACCCAGGCGCTGCCCAACGACTGGACGGCGGCGATCGTCGACGGCAACGGCCGCATCGTCGCCCGCAGCCGCCAGCACGAACGGTTCCTCGGCGCGACCGCCACCGAGGACCTCCGCCGCAACGCGGTCGGCCGGGAGGGAAGCTGGACCGGGACGACCGCGGAGGGCACGCCCGTGCTCTCGGCCTATGTCCGCTCCGCCGCCACTGGCTGGCGGGCGGCGGTCGGCGTCCCGGTCAGCGCGGTCGAGAAGCCCCTCCAGGACTCCCTCCAATGGCTCCTCGGCATGGGCCTCGCCGCCCTCCTGACCTCCGGCGTCCTCGCCTATTCGGTCGGGCGCCGCATCGCCCTGCCGATGGACAGGCTGCGTCTCGCCGCCCTGAGGATCGACCGCGAGCCGGTCGGCGACGTCGGCGGTTCGGGCGTCACAGAGATCGACGAGGTCCAACGCGCGCTCGCCCGCGCCTCCGCGGACCTGGAGCGCCGGGCCGAGGAACGCGACCGGGCGGAGGCCGAGCTGAAGACGCTCGCCGATTCCCTGGATGGGCAGGTGCGCAACCGGACCCGCGACCTGACGGAGGCGAACGCCCGGCTCATGGAGGAGATGGCCGAGCGCCGCAAAGTCGAAGACCAGCTCCGCCAATCGCAGAAGATGGAGGCGGTCGGCCAGTTGACCGGCGGCATCGCCCACGACTTCAACAACCTCCTCGCCATCATCACCGGTTCCCTTCATCTCCTGAAGCGCCGGCTGGATCGCGGCGACCACGAGGCCGTCTCGCGCTACCTCGAGGCGGCCATGGAGGGAGCCGGGCGGGCCGCCACACTCACCCAGCGGCTGCTCGCCTTCGCCCGCCGCCAGCCGCTCGCTCCCGAGGCGGTCGATCCGAACCGGCTGATCGCCGGCATGTCCGAACTCCTGCGCCGCACCCTCGGCGAGGCGATCCGGGTCGAGACGGTGCTCGGCGGCGGTCTCTGGCGGACATGGTCGGACCCGAACCAGCTGGAGAACGCCCTCCTCAACCTCGCCGTCAACGCCCGCGACGCCATGCCGGAGGGCGGCCGCCTGACGATCGAGACCGCCAATTTCGACCTCGACCGGCGCTATGCCGCGGACAACCCCGGCGTGACCCCGGGCCAGTACGTGATGATCGCGGTCACCGACACCGGTACCGGCATGCCGCCGGAGGTGGCCGAGAAGGCCTTCGATCCCTTCTTCACCACCAAGCCGACCGGACAGGGGACCGGCCTCGGCCTGTCCCAGGTCTACGGTTTCATCCGCCAGACCGGCGGCCACGTGAAGATCTACAGCGAGCCCGGGGACGGCACGACCGTCCGCCTGTACCTGCCCCGCCACTTCGGCGCCGCCGAGGTGGAGACGCCCGTCGAGCCCCGGCCGGTCGAGGGCGCGCGCGGGACCGAGACCGTCCTGGTTGTCGAGGACGAGGCCCAGGTGCGCCGGGTCAGCGTCGATGCGCTGCGTGAACTCGGTTACCGGGTCCACGAGGCCGCCGACGCCGAAGCCGGCCTGCGCCAGCTCGAGGCGCATCCGGAGATCGGGGTCCTCTTCACCGACGTCGTCATGCCGGGTCTCAACGGCCGGCGTCTCGCCGACGAGGCCCTGAAGCGCCGGCCGGACCTGAAGGTGCTGTTCACCACCGGCTATACCCGCAACGCCGTGATCCACAACGGCGTGCTCGACCCGGGACTCCATCTCCTGATCAAGCCCTACTCCATCGACCAGCTCGCCCTGAAGCTCCGCGAGGTACTGGATTCCTGACGCGGACGGGCCCCGGCGGCCGTATTGCTTTCCGCGCCGGTGCCGCGCAGAATTCGAGGAGCCCGGCCACCGATTTCAGGCCTCGCGACCGGCCGGCCGCCCCCGGGCGAACGGCGCCGGTGTTCTTTCCCGGGCCGTGCCTGAGCCGGCCTCCTCCATTGCGAGGACACCATGGCCTTCACCATGCAGGAGATCACCATCGTCGGCTCCTCGGAGCTGGCGATCGACGCTTCGGTCGGCGACGGCGGCGTCAACGACATCGCGGACGTTCTGACCATCCAGACCCTCCTGAACGGGATCCCGGTGAGCCTCGGCGGCTCAGACGGCGGCCTCACGCTCGAACCGGAGGACATCGTCGGCCCGCAGCGCCTCATCAAGCTCGAGCCGCTCATCCAGGCCATCGTGCGCTTCCAGGCCATGCAACCCGGCCTCGTGCAGGACGGTCGCGTCGATCCGGAAAAGAACACCATCAAGCGCATGCGCGCCCTGTTCCGCACGCGCCGGGGCGGCGGCGTCGACTCGGACCTTGTGATCCGGCCGGCCGGGCCGATTGCGGGCCCGTGCAACGGCCAGGGCTTCAGCGCAGCTCGTCTCAAGAAGGGCGCCAAGGATTGGGACGCCATCGACCGTCGCGCCCCGATCCGCCAGTTCCTTCCCGTCGGAGGCCGTCGCACACTGGTCGCCACCTCGGCCGCGGGCGGCGCCGTCTCGGCCTCGATTTCCGGGCCCAAGGCCGTGGTCGAGAGCGTCAAGGACGGCAAGATCACCATCGTCGGGCGGCTCGCCGGCGAAGAGACCCTGGAGATCCGGCACGCCGGCCACGTCCATACGGTGAAGCTGACGGTCCGCGACGTCCTGCCCATGGCGTTCGACATCGTCCTCCTGGGCGACGACCCGACCTCCAACCAGAGCAGGATCGCCGACTTCGTGTCGGTCATGAGCGGGATCGTGGCCCCGATCTACCTCAACCAGGCGAACG carries:
- a CDS encoding ABC transporter substrate-binding protein, which gives rise to MTRIFATLVVAALSGTMLAGAADAKTFRWARGQDAPTLDPHTENSNQVFGLLHQIYEPLIHRDQDGKIVPALATKWGLLETDPKTWEFKLRPNVKFHNGEAMNADDVVFSLKRAMDPLAGVRTTLAGVTDIIKIDDLTVHVKTAAPMPLLVNQLTNIFIMDQKWSEDNKVTRPQDFKNKEETFAVRNANGTGPYILVAREPDSRTVMKRNDAYWGKGEVPMAAEEVIYSVITSAPTRVAALLSGEVDFVQDMPVQDIDRVAQTPNLKINTGAEVRSIFYGLNAGAPELASSDVKGKNPFADKRVRKAVEMAINREAIQKVVMGGQSAPSGTLIPPGVNGYSKELDKYPAWDIPKAKALMAEAGYPNGFSVKLNCPNNRYINDEKICQATVGFLGQIGIKVTLDARPMAQHTPTILKNETDFYMLGWGVASFDAAYTLDSIYHSRDKVYGTYNATQTVYPEWDKKMEALATETDTKKRDASLAEILAWAKDEALFIPIHNQLLAWGMKKTVDVKVQPENQLYVKYVKID
- a CDS encoding SMP-30/gluconolactonase/LRE family protein, yielding MSDYIVLDPRFERLIIGHARVEKLFTGCRWAEGPVYVPAARHVIWSDIPNDRLMRFDEGDGSVSVFEHPCGYHNGHTLDREGRIVACEHGGRRVSRLEHDGRWTALATHADGKRLNSPNDVVVKSDGSIWFTDPSYGIDTNYEGFRAEPEIGACNVYRIDPASGAVAAVVTDMVRPNGLAFSPDERILYVADTGVTHVPGTPAAIRAYDVAADGRSVVPGSGRQFSLCDAGLYDGFRVDWRGNIWTSTGNGVHAYAPDGTLLGKIPIPELVSNVCFGGRKMNRLYITAQTSLYSIFLATHPAGYPG
- a CDS encoding ATP-binding protein — protein: MSGRADDEASMTGEAGPEVQAAPRAMRSWSVQAHLALLVAGLLVPVLVFAGLILLQFAATERLRYQASALEVARRISGAVDREVATVQNALQTLATSRNIDVYDLPAFHAQATQVRSLVNADVVLADPARQRLVDTRRPLGEPLPVDASDAARRVVEERRPVVSDLIAGPTSGTLLVTINVPVLRDGQMRYLLTATMEPIRIAEVLATQALPNDWTAAIVDGNGRIVARSRQHERFLGATATEDLRRNAVGREGSWTGTTAEGTPVLSAYVRSAATGWRAAVGVPVSAVEKPLQDSLQWLLGMGLAALLTSGVLAYSVGRRIALPMDRLRLAALRIDREPVGDVGGSGVTEIDEVQRALARASADLERRAEERDRAEAELKTLADSLDGQVRNRTRDLTEANARLMEEMAERRKVEDQLRQSQKMEAVGQLTGGIAHDFNNLLAIITGSLHLLKRRLDRGDHEAVSRYLEAAMEGAGRAATLTQRLLAFARRQPLAPEAVDPNRLIAGMSELLRRTLGEAIRVETVLGGGLWRTWSDPNQLENALLNLAVNARDAMPEGGRLTIETANFDLDRRYAADNPGVTPGQYVMIAVTDTGTGMPPEVAEKAFDPFFTTKPTGQGTGLGLSQVYGFIRQTGGHVKIYSEPGDGTTVRLYLPRHFGAAEVETPVEPRPVEGARGTETVLVVEDEAQVRRVSVDALRELGYRVHEAADAEAGLRQLEAHPEIGVLFTDVVMPGLNGRRLADEALKRRPDLKVLFTTGYTRNAVIHNGVLDPGLHLLIKPYSIDQLALKLREVLDS